One Aegilops tauschii subsp. strangulata cultivar AL8/78 chromosome 7, Aet v6.0, whole genome shotgun sequence genomic window carries:
- the LOC109748538 gene encoding uncharacterized protein, translating to MAPPATSMADIPDVMLEEIFLRLTAAEDLARASTTCPSFRRVIADHAFLRRYRALHPPPLIGLLQDTFSPAQPPHPSAVAARAFLGFDFSCSSFLPSTPGHTWRRVDFFDGRALLVGPPNKEDRQFWVKDLAVCDPIHHRYVLLPAIPDDLKALAPQLDLLTLEAFLAPGQNEEGPLSFRVMCVAQCTTKLLILVFSSSLGGQGQWHAHTFDQWSGQGTSASGGSFIHSHGGLSNRQFVHGCFYWHLHFRNELLVLDVRAMELSAINLPPERGTNSFALVEAAEGMLGMLTEGYGEDHDSDPFWLTYSILRNNQWHLNKVIQLPVNDAALVGVAGGYLLLEALYTTTAQETLKFGCFSVDVKTLQVEFFAELSKHLPGRLYAGFPPSLCAPTI from the coding sequence ATGGCACCGCCGGCGACGTCCATGGCCGATATACCGGATGTGATGCTCGAGGAAATCTTCCTACGCCTCACAGCTGCCGAAGACCTCGCCCGCGCCTCCACCACCTGCCCCTCCTTCCGCCGTGTCATCGCCGACCACGCCTTCCTGCGCCGGTACCGCGCTCTCCACCCGCCGCCTCTCATCGGCCTGCTCCAAGACACCTTCAGCCCAGCCCAGCCGCCGCACCCCTCCGCTGTCGCCGCTCGCGCCTTCCTTGGCTTCGACTTCTCCTGCTcatccttcctcccctccaccccCGGCCATACCTGGCGTCGAGTTGATTTCTTTGACGGACGCGCCCTCCTCGTCGGCCCCCCAAACAAAGAAGACCGCCAATTTTGGGTCAAGGACCTCGCTGTGTGCGACCCCATTCACCACCGGTATGTCCTGCTGCCCGCCATTCCAGACGACCTGAAAGCGCTGGCTCCTCAGCTGGACCTCCTCACTCTGGAGGCCTTCCTTGCTCCCGGCCAGAATGAGGAGGGCCCTTTATCATTCAGGGTGATGTGCGTGGCGCAATGCACAACCAAACTGCTCATTCTCGTCTTCTCCTCCTCTTTGGGTGGACAAGGACAGTGGCATGCTCATACATTTGATCAATGGAGTGGTCAGGGTACATCTGCTTCCGGTGGTTCATTTATCCACTCTCATGGTGGGTTGTCCAATCGTCAATTCGTCCACGGATGCTTCTATTGGCATTTGCATTTTCGGAACGAGTTGCTTGTGCTGGACGTGCGTGCAATGGAGTTGTCTGCCATCAACCTCCCACCTGAACGAGGGACTAACAGTTTTGCCCTTGTTGAGGCAGCAGAAGGGATGCTCGGAATGCTCACTGAAGGCTATGGCGAGGACCACGATAGTGACCCATTTTGGCTCACGTATTCCATTCTGagaaataaccaatggcacttgAACAAGGTCATCCAATTGCCAGTAAACGATGCTGCTCTTGTTGGTGTAGCCGGGGGATACCTGCTCCTAGAAGCGTTGTACACCACAACTGCACAAGAGACGCTGAAATTTGGATGTTTTTCTGTGGACGTCAAGACATTGCAGGTCGAGTTTTTCGCTGAGCTTAGCAAACACTTACCTGGACGACTATATGCTGGTTTCCCACCATCATTGTGTGCACCAACTATTTGA
- the LOC109748542 gene encoding uncharacterized protein, protein MVLNHVSPSVPDHLKALVRRPDLLMLESFLAPGEDKANPLSFRVVCLAQCRINLLMMVFSSLDGQWHILTYDQWSAQATVGSFENSEPWLSYRRNVHRCFCWRLHFMNKLLLLDTHTMEFSVVNLPPEQPPNRNYVILEAADGMLGMLTKRYDEYKEDDRCWLTYSILRNNQWYSEKVIQLLVKRAALVGVAGGYLLVEALYTPSTQHMLKFGLFSVDVKMLQVELFAEISKPNMYGRLYAGLPPSLCAPTI, encoded by the coding sequence ATGGTCCTGAATCACGTCTCTCCTTCCGTCCCCGACCACCTGAAAGCTCTGGTCCGTAGACCGGACCTCCTCATGCTGGAGAGTTTCCTTGCTCCCGGCGAGGATAAGGCGAACCCTTTATCATTCAGAGTGGTGTGCTTGGCACAATGCAGAATAAATCTGCTGATGATGGTCTTCTCCTCTTTGGATGGACAATGGCACATTCTTACTTATGATCAATGGAGTGCTCAGGCCACTGTTGGCTCATTTGAGAACTCTGAGCCTTGGTTGTCCTATCGTCGGAACGTCCACAGATGCTTCTgttggcgtttgcatttcatgaACAAGTTGCTTCTCCTTGACACACACACCATGGAGTTCTCTGTTGTCAACCTCCCACCTGAACAACCACCGAACCGCAATTATGTCATCCTCGAGGCAGCGGACGGAATGCTCGGGATGCTCACTAAACGCTATGATGAGTACAAAGAAGATGACCGATGTTGGCTGACGTATTCAATTCTAAGAAATAACCAATGGTACTCGGAGAAGGTCATCCAGTTGCTGGTAAAGCGTGCTGCTCTTGTTGGTGTAGCTGGGGGATACCTGCTCGTGGAAGCGTTGTACACCCCATCTACACAACACATGCTTAAATTTGGATTATTTTCCGTGGACGTCAAGATGTTGCAGGTCGAGTTGTTCGCTGAGATTAGCAAACCCAACATGTATGGTCGACTATATGCTGGTTTGCCACCATCATTGTGTGCACCAACTATTTGA